A window from Streptomyces subrutilus encodes these proteins:
- a CDS encoding alpha/beta fold hydrolase yields MQLHTHTWGEGDRVALLIHGMMADHRTWRRVGPALADRGYRVIAVDLRGHGASGRGDYAPELYADDLAETLPAGAELALGHSLGGLALSLAVDRLRPSRAVFSDPAWHLPAPADGFGPELLAQFKHAPRERIRAMNPRWAEADVDIEVETLALWDERTALGLSSLTGTDLLPAAPVVPSLVQLADPSALIPPERAELLESRGFEVRCVAGAGHTVHRDDFEGFMSSLEGWV; encoded by the coding sequence GTGCAACTCCACACCCACACCTGGGGCGAGGGCGACCGCGTCGCCCTCCTGATCCACGGCATGATGGCCGACCACCGCACCTGGCGGCGCGTGGGACCCGCCCTCGCGGACCGCGGGTACCGCGTCATCGCCGTCGACCTGCGCGGCCACGGCGCCAGCGGGCGCGGCGACTACGCCCCGGAGCTCTACGCGGACGACCTCGCCGAGACGCTCCCGGCCGGCGCCGAATTGGCCCTCGGCCACTCCTTGGGCGGCCTGGCGCTCTCCCTCGCGGTCGACCGGCTGCGGCCGTCGCGGGCCGTCTTCTCCGACCCGGCGTGGCACCTCCCCGCTCCGGCGGACGGCTTCGGCCCCGAGCTGCTCGCGCAGTTCAAGCACGCCCCGAGGGAGCGGATACGGGCGATGAACCCGCGCTGGGCGGAGGCGGACGTCGACATCGAGGTGGAGACGCTCGCCCTGTGGGACGAGCGGACCGCCCTGGGCCTGTCCTCCCTCACCGGTACGGACCTGCTCCCCGCGGCGCCCGTGGTGCCCTCGCTCGTCCAGCTCGCGGATCCGAGCGCGCTGATCCCGCCGGAGCGCGCGGAGCTCCTCGAAAGCCGCGGTTTCGAGGTCCGCTGCGTCGCGGGCGCCGGACACACCGTCCACCGGGACGACTTCGAGGGGTTCATGTCCTCGCTGGAGGGCTGGGTCTAG